A window of the Desulforapulum autotrophicum HRM2 genome harbors these coding sequences:
- a CDS encoding GAF domain-containing sensor histidine kinase, which yields MPHMEQTIRFKEIRGFFLIYFSLCLLLALVLFLPQYLAQRRSFFLQMETIQREEVGIHKAVMADMFSSITSDLMVLAHQQSLDRFIEKGDSVDLQPFGSLALSMARHKMAYDQIRFIDHRGMERIRIQSTGDAAFQVPLENLQNKAHRYYVEETRKLPLDCVYISPLDLNVENHIVERPFNPMLRIATPLYNTAGQYRGLVILNYKGKYFLERMRHTTPRRVIPINPHLINRKGYWLLSDQPEMEWGFMVKERSNFTFQNRFPQAWEKAIAHGESGQVMTQKGLFSFTTFYPVRECSTFLKQGSPDFKATFMEGPDPLTWKIIYHTPRANIQAGLRSQNFRLVFMLILFIGVGTLVSWVAARHVVIRRKDRRLHKRFFILKDGLLQSTRLHSGSLDLEKMLTQVLESTKDLIKARYAAIGLTGDGEEIIEFFSVGFSLDTRQAIPRCPPRFGLIRALLQEKKSILVKDMTRDPRFQGFPHTHPPMNSFLGTPIFYKNRLLGAIYLSNSEYPKGFTSQDLQLMEVFAAHIAVEINTMQLYRQIKQANEVLEERVITRTQSLSQANDQLKQEILHREKVDKALYKSEARFRSTFQQAAVGIAHVSPEGKFIRINERLCQIWGYGLRELIQKNFQEITHSEDLNADLDLVQQVIDGKISRYSMEKRYISKNGYPVWCNLTVSLLRNSDGTPRYFISVVEDISQRKKAEERLLSAKIEAEKANIAKSNFLASMGHELRTPLNAVIGFSEVLLDQFFGPLNPQQAEYVNDILHSGRHLLTLINDILDLSKVEAGWMRFLPVPTPLDSVMGESLKTIGPMIKEKQIRLIRDLPKEFSKIHLHSDPVKLKQIFNHLLSNAAKFTPKGGTITITGKIVSDVCLPSNMALKDTPLPDSLRTCTQPGVPGVEICIRDTGTGLTSGHSDKIFESFFQVEGGISDKSPGTGLGLSLARRFVEMHKGRIWVHSDGLGKGSCFYFTIPLALDEESLHPEEQLSKTQKESKQ from the coding sequence ATGCCCCATATGGAACAGACCATCCGGTTCAAGGAGATACGGGGATTCTTCCTGATCTATTTCAGTCTCTGCCTTCTTCTTGCCCTTGTGCTCTTTCTTCCCCAGTACCTGGCCCAGCGCCGGTCATTTTTTCTTCAGATGGAAACCATCCAGAGGGAAGAGGTGGGCATCCACAAGGCCGTCATGGCAGATATGTTCAGTTCCATTACTTCGGATCTCATGGTGCTGGCCCACCAGCAGAGCCTGGACCGGTTCATTGAAAAGGGTGATTCCGTGGATTTGCAGCCCTTTGGCAGCCTGGCCCTGTCCATGGCCCGGCATAAGATGGCATATGATCAGATTCGATTCATCGACCACCGGGGAATGGAACGAATACGCATCCAGAGCACAGGGGATGCAGCCTTCCAGGTTCCTTTGGAGAACCTGCAGAACAAGGCCCACCGCTATTATGTGGAAGAGACCCGGAAGCTGCCCCTGGATTGTGTTTACATATCTCCCCTGGACCTGAACGTGGAAAATCATATTGTTGAACGCCCCTTTAATCCCATGCTCCGCATTGCTACCCCCCTTTACAATACCGCCGGTCAATACCGGGGACTGGTCATCCTCAATTACAAGGGGAAATATTTTCTTGAACGTATGCGGCACACCACCCCAAGGAGGGTCATTCCCATCAATCCCCACTTGATTAACCGGAAAGGATACTGGCTTCTCAGTGATCAGCCGGAAATGGAATGGGGCTTCATGGTCAAAGAACGATCAAATTTTACCTTTCAAAATCGTTTCCCCCAGGCATGGGAGAAAGCCATCGCCCATGGGGAAAGCGGGCAGGTGATGACCCAGAAGGGCCTTTTTTCCTTTACCACCTTTTATCCGGTGCGGGAATGCAGTACTTTCTTGAAACAAGGCAGTCCTGATTTCAAGGCAACATTTATGGAAGGCCCGGACCCATTGACATGGAAGATTATTTACCATACCCCCCGGGCGAATATTCAGGCAGGTTTGCGCTCCCAGAATTTTCGTCTTGTGTTCATGTTGATTCTGTTCATTGGGGTCGGCACCCTGGTGTCCTGGGTCGCTGCCCGGCATGTGGTGATACGCAGAAAAGACAGAAGACTCCACAAACGTTTTTTCATCCTCAAGGACGGCCTTCTCCAGTCCACCCGTCTTCACTCCGGCAGTCTGGATCTGGAAAAAATGCTCACCCAGGTCCTGGAATCGACCAAGGATCTCATCAAGGCCAGATATGCCGCCATTGGCCTGACCGGGGATGGTGAAGAAATCATCGAGTTTTTTTCCGTGGGGTTTTCCCTTGATACCCGCCAGGCCATCCCCCGATGTCCTCCACGTTTCGGACTGATCCGGGCATTGCTCCAGGAAAAGAAAAGCATCCTGGTCAAAGACATGACCCGGGATCCTCGTTTTCAAGGCTTTCCCCATACCCACCCCCCCATGAACTCTTTTCTTGGCACTCCCATTTTTTATAAAAATAGGCTGTTAGGCGCCATTTATCTCAGCAACAGCGAGTATCCCAAAGGGTTTACCTCCCAGGATCTTCAACTCATGGAGGTGTTTGCCGCCCATATTGCCGTGGAAATCAACACCATGCAGCTGTATCGGCAAATTAAGCAGGCCAATGAGGTGCTGGAAGAACGGGTGATAACACGGACCCAGAGCCTTTCCCAGGCCAATGACCAGCTGAAACAGGAAATCTTGCACCGGGAAAAGGTGGACAAGGCTCTGTATAAATCCGAAGCCCGGTTCCGCAGCACCTTTCAACAGGCGGCCGTTGGCATCGCCCATGTGTCCCCTGAAGGAAAGTTCATCCGAATCAATGAACGGCTTTGCCAAATCTGGGGCTATGGGCTCAGGGAGTTGATTCAGAAGAACTTCCAGGAGATCACCCATTCAGAAGACCTGAATGCAGATCTGGACCTGGTTCAGCAGGTGATTGACGGTAAAATTTCCCGGTACTCCATGGAAAAACGCTACATCAGCAAAAACGGTTATCCTGTTTGGTGCAATCTCACCGTATCCCTGTTGCGTAACTCCGACGGCACCCCCCGCTATTTCATCTCTGTGGTGGAGGATATTTCCCAGCGTAAAAAAGCTGAAGAACGGCTGCTTAGCGCAAAAATTGAAGCAGAAAAAGCCAACATTGCCAAAAGTAATTTTCTTGCCAGCATGGGCCATGAGTTGCGTACTCCCCTGAACGCAGTCATCGGATTTTCCGAGGTCTTGTTGGATCAGTTTTTCGGTCCCTTGAACCCGCAACAGGCAGAATACGTGAATGACATCCTTCATTCAGGACGGCATCTGTTGACCCTGATCAACGACATTCTGGATCTTTCCAAGGTGGAGGCAGGCTGGATGCGGTTTTTACCCGTCCCCACCCCCCTTGATTCGGTGATGGGCGAATCCCTGAAAACCATCGGGCCGATGATCAAAGAAAAACAGATTCGGCTGATCCGGGATCTGCCAAAAGAATTCAGTAAAATTCATCTTCATTCCGATCCCGTCAAACTCAAGCAGATCTTTAACCATCTGCTTTCCAACGCCGCAAAATTTACCCCCAAGGGTGGCACCATCACCATCACCGGTAAAATTGTATCGGATGTCTGTCTCCCATCCAACATGGCCTTAAAGGATACCCCACTGCCGGATTCCTTGCGGACCTGCACCCAGCCGGGTGTACCTGGAGTTGAAATCTGCATCCGGGATACGGGCACCGGCCTGACTTCCGGGCATTCGGATAAAATTTTTGAAAGCTTTTTCCAGGTGGAAGGAGGCATTTCTGATAAATCTCCTGGCACCGGCCTGGGCCTTTCCCTTGCCAGGCGGTTTGTGGAGATGCACAAAGGACGGATATGGGTGCA
- a CDS encoding response regulator yields MNDKLILIIEDNEKSTKLVKDLLQYKGYRTVEAVNGLDGIESALKYRPQLILMDIQMPVMDGLEATRKLKEMPETRSIPVVALTSWAMKGDEKAILEAGCDDYMSKPINTRSFIELVDRFFNAS; encoded by the coding sequence ATGAACGATAAATTAATCTTGATCATTGAAGATAATGAAAAAAGCACCAAACTGGTAAAGGATCTGCTTCAGTACAAAGGATACCGCACAGTGGAAGCGGTCAACGGCCTTGACGGCATTGAATCTGCCTTAAAATACAGGCCCCAGCTGATTCTCATGGATATTCAGATGCCGGTGATGGATGGCCTGGAAGCCACCCGGAAGCTTAAAGAAATGCCGGAAACCCGTTCCATTCCGGTGGTAGCCCTCACATCATGGGCCATGAAGGGAGATGAAAAAGCCATCCTGGAAGCCGGGTGTGACGATTATATGAGCAAACCCATTAACACACGGAGCTTCATTGAACTGGTGGATCGTTTCTTTAATGCCTCTTAA
- a CDS encoding TIGR00730 family Rossman fold protein translates to MKSICVFLGSNDGADPLYGHAARDMGRELARRGITCVYGGSNTGLMRELAEGVLSAGGRVVGVTVQTLKEKEKFHSGLTRLHVVNTMQERKRLLIRLSDAFIALPGGIGTLEELFEVLSLNALELNIKPCALLNINHYWDRLTGFLNHAMDQGFMKATVKNLLIQADTPAGVLDLLCVTSKDSPCPPVSQKVSQPAGTCSCRLCNLEDTTEASTAHSTPPFFMNGRPEEEIRKLLRAVEESPSSVVITDAFGAIEYVNTKFCEVTGYTVSEVLGQNPRVLNSDIQSKAFYREMWETLSQGQEWRGEFCNKKKDGTLYWEHASISPLCDARGNITHYVAVKEDVTETKRILQELEKAREAAEVSNIAKSDFLTSMSHELRTPLNAIIGFSEVLQDRFFGPLTDKQSEYLDDILGAGQHLLSLINDILDLSKVEAGKMMLEIKSVKVSDAIETGLVMLKEKIACHGITVKTDFKETCHKLTLAADERKLKQIIFNILSNAVKFTPDGGTITIEMMVLDPDPIPGTDILPDWMQKATGQVGKQPHLIISIADTGIGISSEDLPHIFEEFYQTLAGIRASTPGTGLGLPLSKRMAELHGGTIMAHSEGPDKGSRFTLLMPLMTVSGKTPVALSLCGAQEQWERLSPDNGLLIHLQRTHSLSSRHNRSYSICRAWPRQDIHHPDFHDLRRALQKTIRSHDFAEFNLKDSIVFVLQETDTSGGTRFCERITRIMNTFSTQQSLPLRVAGFADKDTATLDDLLEQVLLLQESPEVIPEP, encoded by the coding sequence ATGAAATCCATTTGTGTTTTTCTCGGGTCCAATGACGGTGCAGATCCGCTCTATGGGCATGCGGCCCGGGACATGGGCCGTGAGCTTGCCCGTCGGGGAATCACCTGCGTCTACGGCGGCTCCAATACCGGGTTGATGAGAGAACTGGCCGAGGGGGTACTGTCGGCTGGAGGCCGGGTGGTGGGAGTCACAGTACAGACCCTCAAGGAAAAGGAAAAATTTCATTCTGGTTTGACAAGGCTCCATGTGGTGAACACCATGCAGGAGCGCAAGCGCCTCTTGATAAGGCTTTCAGACGCCTTTATCGCCTTGCCCGGGGGAATCGGTACCCTGGAGGAGCTGTTTGAAGTACTCTCCCTCAACGCTCTGGAATTGAACATAAAACCATGTGCCCTTCTAAACATCAATCACTATTGGGACAGGCTTACCGGCTTTCTGAACCATGCCATGGATCAGGGATTCATGAAAGCCACTGTGAAGAATCTGCTGATCCAGGCAGATACGCCGGCTGGTGTGCTGGATCTTCTCTGTGTCACTTCCAAAGACAGCCCCTGTCCACCGGTGTCCCAAAAAGTGTCACAACCTGCAGGAACCTGTTCCTGCCGCCTTTGCAACCTTGAAGATACAACGGAAGCGTCGACTGCCCATTCAACACCCCCTTTTTTTATGAACGGTCGCCCGGAAGAGGAGATCAGAAAACTCCTCCGGGCCGTGGAAGAAAGTCCCTCCTCTGTGGTAATTACAGACGCCTTCGGCGCCATTGAATATGTCAATACCAAGTTCTGTGAAGTCACTGGATATACCGTATCCGAGGTTTTAGGGCAGAACCCCCGGGTTCTCAATTCCGATATACAGTCTAAAGCTTTTTACCGGGAGATGTGGGAGACCCTGTCCCAGGGACAGGAGTGGCGGGGAGAATTCTGCAATAAGAAGAAAGATGGTACCCTGTACTGGGAACATGCTTCCATTTCACCCCTGTGTGACGCCAGGGGTAATATTACCCATTATGTGGCGGTCAAGGAAGATGTCACTGAAACCAAGCGGATACTGCAGGAACTGGAAAAAGCCCGGGAAGCTGCGGAGGTGTCCAATATTGCCAAAAGCGACTTTCTGACCAGCATGTCCCATGAGCTGCGCACTCCCCTGAACGCCATCATTGGTTTTTCAGAGGTGCTGCAGGACCGCTTTTTCGGTCCTCTGACCGACAAACAGAGTGAATACCTCGACGACATTCTTGGCGCTGGCCAGCATCTTTTGTCCCTGATTAACGATATTCTGGACCTGTCCAAGGTGGAGGCCGGCAAGATGATGCTGGAGATCAAATCGGTCAAGGTGTCGGATGCCATTGAAACCGGTCTGGTCATGCTCAAGGAAAAAATAGCCTGTCACGGCATCACGGTGAAAACCGATTTTAAGGAGACGTGTCACAAACTTACCCTGGCCGCAGATGAGCGAAAGCTCAAACAGATTATCTTTAACATTCTTTCCAATGCCGTTAAATTCACCCCGGACGGTGGCACTATCACCATCGAAATGATGGTACTGGATCCAGATCCCATCCCAGGCACAGACATCCTTCCGGATTGGATGCAGAAGGCCACCGGGCAGGTGGGAAAACAACCGCATCTGATCATCAGCATTGCAGATACCGGTATCGGCATTTCTTCCGAAGACCTGCCCCATATTTTTGAAGAGTTTTATCAGACCCTGGCGGGCATCCGGGCCAGCACTCCCGGTACTGGCCTGGGGCTGCCCCTGAGCAAAAGAATGGCGGAACTTCATGGCGGCACCATCATGGCCCACAGTGAAGGACCAGACAAGGGCAGTCGCTTTACCCTTCTGATGCCACTTATGACCGTTTCAGGTAAAACCCCTGTCGCCTTGTCTTTGTGTGGTGCCCAAGAGCAATGGGAACGGCTCTCTCCAGATAATGGATTGCTGATACACCTCCAGCGGACCCATTCCCTGTCCAGTCGCCATAACCGAAGTTATAGTATTTGCCGGGCCTGGCCCAGGCAGGATATCCATCATCCTGACTTTCATGACCTGCGCAGGGCGCTGCAAAAGACCATCCGCAGTCACGATTTCGCGGAATTTAATCTCAAGGACAGTATTGTCTTTGTCCTCCAGGAAACTGATACCTCTGGTGGCACTCGGTTTTGTGAGCGCATTACCCGGATCATGAATACCTTTTCCACCCAACAGTCCCTTCCCCTGCGGGTTGCCGGTTTTGCCGACAAGGACACCGCCACTCTGGACGATTTGCTGGAACAGGTGCTGCTTTTACAGGAATCACCCGAAGTTATACCGGAGCCGTGA
- the trpA gene encoding tryptophan synthase subunit alpha, with amino-acid sequence MLEAYIRERRRQKEILLMTHIVMGYPDFETSMAIVEQMVEAGVDLMELQIPFSEPMADGPVILGANQAALSGGARVERCFEFARQAAAKFDIPFLFMTYYNILFKYGVTPFVNKMADINIKGAIVPDLPPEEGQAYLKAMEEQNLSPIHIFSPRTSNERMDFLASQTRGFVYCVARKGVTGKETRFTEEIAGYLDRCRQATTLPLAVGFGVKDEADIAFLKGKADIAVVGSEMIRVVENQGVEGVGRFIQSLA; translated from the coding sequence ATGCTTGAAGCCTATATTCGAGAACGGCGCAGACAAAAGGAGATCCTGTTGATGACCCACATTGTCATGGGGTATCCTGATTTTGAAACATCCATGGCTATTGTCGAGCAGATGGTCGAGGCAGGCGTCGACCTTATGGAACTCCAGATTCCCTTTTCAGAACCCATGGCCGACGGGCCTGTTATTCTTGGTGCCAATCAGGCAGCCCTTTCAGGGGGTGCGCGGGTTGAGCGCTGTTTTGAGTTTGCAAGGCAGGCTGCAGCAAAATTTGACATTCCGTTTTTGTTCATGACCTATTACAATATTTTATTTAAGTACGGGGTTACGCCTTTTGTGAATAAAATGGCAGACATAAACATCAAGGGAGCCATTGTCCCGGATCTTCCCCCGGAAGAGGGGCAGGCGTATCTCAAGGCAATGGAGGAACAGAACCTTTCACCTATCCATATCTTTTCGCCCAGGACATCAAATGAGCGAATGGATTTTTTGGCATCCCAGACCCGCGGGTTTGTATACTGCGTGGCAAGAAAGGGTGTGACCGGTAAAGAGACCCGGTTTACCGAAGAGATTGCGGGCTACCTTGACCGGTGCAGACAAGCCACAACCCTTCCTTTGGCCGTTGGATTCGGGGTAAAGGATGAAGCGGATATAGCCTTTCTCAAGGGTAAGGCTGACATTGCTGTTGTGGGTTCAGAAATGATCCGGGTGGTGGAAAATCAGGGCGTTGAAGGGGTTGGCAGGTTTATCCAAAGCCTGGCTTAA
- the trpB gene encoding tryptophan synthase subunit beta: MINRGYYGTFGGAFVPEILVATFDELEREFRKIKADPAFWNEYRDLMGSYSCRPTPLTYAENLTKHFKGAKIYIKREDLNHTGAHKANNVMGQGLLVKRMGKTRVIAETGAGQHGVATATMAAKFGFDCTVYMGEVDVKRQRPNVFWMEQMGATVVPVTQGSRILKDAINEAFRDWVTNMDTTHYVLGTACGPHPFPEMVSWFQSIIGKEARRQILEREERLPTRVYACVGGGSNAMGLFAGFTDGDVECVGVEAAGRGIASGQHASRLCSNDASVGVAQGYKTYFLQNSDGQMNETHSIAAGLDYVGVSPILASMHEKGEARFEAVTDTEVIEALKLTMKSEGIIPALESAHAFAQAFKEAPAMSTNDIIIINQSGRGDKDIFTIADAIGDPSWRKFIMEKAGEYNA, from the coding sequence ATGATTAACAGGGGATATTACGGAACCTTTGGCGGAGCTTTTGTACCTGAGATTCTGGTTGCAACCTTTGATGAACTGGAACGAGAGTTCAGAAAAATAAAGGCTGATCCAGCCTTCTGGAACGAGTACCGTGACCTCATGGGTTCCTACTCGTGCCGGCCCACCCCGCTGACCTATGCTGAAAATCTCACAAAGCATTTTAAAGGTGCAAAAATTTACATCAAGCGTGAGGACCTCAACCATACCGGTGCCCACAAGGCCAACAATGTCATGGGCCAGGGGCTTCTGGTCAAACGCATGGGCAAGACCCGGGTGATTGCGGAGACCGGGGCGGGCCAGCACGGGGTGGCAACGGCCACCATGGCCGCGAAGTTCGGGTTTGACTGCACGGTGTACATGGGGGAGGTGGATGTCAAACGCCAGCGACCCAATGTCTTTTGGATGGAACAGATGGGGGCCACGGTTGTGCCCGTGACCCAGGGCTCACGGATTTTAAAGGATGCCATCAACGAGGCGTTCCGGGACTGGGTGACGAATATGGATACCACCCATTACGTGCTCGGAACGGCCTGCGGACCCCATCCCTTTCCCGAAATGGTCAGCTGGTTCCAGTCCATCATTGGAAAAGAGGCAAGACGGCAAATTCTGGAACGGGAAGAACGGCTTCCCACCCGGGTCTATGCCTGTGTGGGGGGGGGGTCAAATGCCATGGGGCTCTTTGCCGGATTCACTGATGGGGATGTTGAATGTGTCGGGGTGGAGGCGGCAGGACGCGGGATCGCCTCTGGACAGCATGCTTCAAGGCTGTGCAGCAATGATGCAAGCGTCGGCGTTGCCCAGGGGTACAAGACCTATTTTCTCCAGAACAGTGACGGCCAGATGAACGAAACCCACTCCATTGCGGCCGGCCTTGACTATGTGGGGGTTTCTCCGATTCTTGCCAGCATGCACGAAAAAGGAGAGGCAAGGTTTGAGGCTGTGACCGACACAGAGGTGATCGAAGCGTTAAAGCTCACCATGAAAAGTGAAGGTATCATCCCGGCCCTGGAGTCGGCCCACGCCTTTGCCCAGGCATTCAAGGAGGCGCCGGCCATGTCAACGAACGATATCATTATCATCAACCAGTCGGGTAGGGGAGACAAGGATATTTTTACCATTGCCGACGCTATTGGTGATCCATCCTGGAGAAAATTTATCATGGAAAAGGCAGGTGAATACAATGCTTGA
- a CDS encoding GntR family transcriptional regulator yields the protein MLNHQSPVPLYHQLAEILTAAIESGEFAPGTKIIPEITLAATHGIGRPTVRQAIDVLVKKGLVQRKRGSGTFVVEPQRQVNLFSLAGTSSAFQQLGIAAEKRIINPISLAEVIDGPENPFQGKEAYQFSRLTLAEQAPVLIEDFFLHKTLFSGIETMVITGTSLARLVADRFYLKPVNGRQTFKIVTLDLSQAKLLGLGGKDPVLEVRRSIHFPGVENGVYSKILCRTDKFSFSQTLGGHSND from the coding sequence ATGCTGAACCATCAATCCCCAGTCCCCCTTTATCACCAATTGGCCGAAATACTGACTGCTGCCATTGAATCGGGTGAATTTGCCCCTGGAACCAAGATTATACCTGAAATCACCCTTGCTGCAACCCATGGCATCGGAAGGCCCACGGTGCGCCAGGCCATTGATGTTTTGGTGAAAAAAGGGCTTGTACAACGAAAAAGGGGCTCCGGTACCTTTGTTGTTGAGCCCCAGCGACAGGTGAATCTTTTTTCCCTGGCAGGAACTTCTTCGGCGTTCCAGCAACTGGGTATTGCAGCTGAAAAGCGGATCATCAATCCAATATCTCTTGCAGAGGTAATTGATGGCCCTGAAAATCCCTTTCAGGGTAAAGAGGCCTATCAATTCTCAAGGCTTACCCTGGCAGAGCAGGCCCCGGTTTTGATCGAGGATTTTTTTTTGCACAAGACTCTTTTTTCCGGCATTGAAACCATGGTGATCACAGGCACCTCCCTTGCCCGACTGGTGGCGGATCGTTTCTATCTTAAACCTGTAAACGGACGTCAGACTTTTAAAATTGTAACCCTGGATCTTTCCCAGGCAAAACTTCTGGGCCTGGGTGGCAAGGACCCTGTCCTTGAAGTAAGGCGATCCATTCATTTTCCCGGTGTTGAAAACGGTGTCTATTCAAAGATTTTATGCCGTACCGATAAATTTTCATTTTCCCAGACCCTAGGAGGGCATTCCAATGATTAA